TGGTCGACACCGGCGTGGGCATCGCAGCCGACCAGCAGGCGCTGGTGTTCGAGGAATTCCGCCAAGCCGGCGGCGACTATCTGCGCAAGGCCGAGGGTACCGGCCTCGGCCTTGCGCTGGCGAGGCGCTTCGTCGAGCTGCACGGCGGCACCCTGCGGGTGGAAAGCGCCCCGGGCGAGGGCTCGACCTTCGCCTTCGTGCTGCCCCGGCGGGCGCCGGGGGACACGCCGCAAGAACGGGATTGATCGCCGAGGGCAAGAGGAGGAACATGGCGCCCAGGCTCCACATTCCGCGCGCCCGCCCACGGCGCGTCGACAAGGTGATCGGCATGACATCGAACGGGGCAAGGATCGTGCTTTCGCGGCGTGCCGCGATCGTCACCGCGTTCGCGGCTCTCGCGATGCCGTCTGGGGGGCAGCCGCGAAGGGCGGAAGCGGCCAAGGCGCGGCTGGGCATCCTCAGCGCCTCGACCCCCGACCCGGTCACGCTGCGCACCCAGATCGAGCCGCTGCGCCAGGGGATGCGCGAGCTGGGCTACGTCGAGGGGCAGAACCTGTCCATCGAACTTCGCTGGGCGGAGGGAAAGTTCGAGCGCCTGCCCGCCTTGCTCGACGAGTTGCTGCGGCTCGACATCGACGTGCTGATGACCACCAGCCCGCGGCCGGCGATGCTCGCAAAGGAGGTGGTGAAGACCTTGCCGATCATCGCCGTGGGTGTCGACGACCCCGTGAAGTCGGGACTGGTCGCCGACCATATACGCCCAGGCGGGAACATCACCGGCATCTCCGCCGCGTTCGACGGCCTCATGCAAAAGCGCCTGCAGCTCCTCAAGGACATCCTGCCGACGGCGCGCCGCTTTGCCATCGTGTTCAACCCGAACACCCTGCCGAGGGCGGAGCTCGCGCGGGGCGTGGCCAGGTGGGAACCGGCCCTCGGCGTGGCGCTGCAGATCGAGGAAGTACGCGGGCCGGATGATTTCGAGCCCGCCTTCGCGTCCATCGTCGGCGCAGGCACGAACGCGATTGCCCTCGTGGCCGACCCCATGATCTGGACCGAGCGCACCAGGCTCGGCGCGTTGTGCACAAAGCACCGCCTGCCGTCGATCTGGGGAGGCGCGGCCTACCTCGAGGCCGGCGGCCTGCTTTCCTACCAGGGCGACTGGTCCGCGCTCTTCTACCGCGCCGCCGCCTTCGTCGACAAGATCCTTAAGGGCACCAAGCCCGGCGACATCCCCTTCGAGCAGGGCACCAAGCTGGAACTCGCCGTCAACCTCCAGGCGGCCAAGGCGCTCGGCCTGACGATTCCGCACAGCGTGCTGGTGAGCGCCGACCGGTTGATCGAATGACGCCGGGGGCACCACCATGACCCGGACCGTGAGCACCATCCTGATCATCGAGGACAACGACAAAAACATGAAGCTGGTGCGCGACATCCTCCGGCACGAGGGCTACGCCACGCTCGAGGCGGCGACCGGCCGCGAGGGCCTTCGCCTCGCCCTCGAGGCGCGACCCCACCTGGTGTTGATGGACATCCAGCTGCCCGACACCGACGGCATCGCCGTGCTGCGCGAAATCCGCCGCGACGCCGCGCTCGACGCGGTGCCCGTGCTCGCGGTCTCGGCCTCGGTGATGCCCGACGAGCAGCAGAAGATCGTCAGCTCCGGCTTCGACGCCTTCATCACCAAGCCGATCCAGCTGCAGCAGTTTCGCGAGACGGTGCAGCGCATGTTGAAGGAAG
Above is a window of Variovorax sp. RA8 DNA encoding:
- a CDS encoding response regulator, which translates into the protein MTRTVSTILIIEDNDKNMKLVRDILRHEGYATLEAATGREGLRLALEARPHLVLMDIQLPDTDGIAVLREIRRDAALDAVPVLAVSASVMPDEQQKIVSSGFDAFITKPIQLQQFRETVQRMLKEGRPQR
- a CDS encoding ABC transporter substrate-binding protein, which codes for MAPRLHIPRARPRRVDKVIGMTSNGARIVLSRRAAIVTAFAALAMPSGGQPRRAEAAKARLGILSASTPDPVTLRTQIEPLRQGMRELGYVEGQNLSIELRWAEGKFERLPALLDELLRLDIDVLMTTSPRPAMLAKEVVKTLPIIAVGVDDPVKSGLVADHIRPGGNITGISAAFDGLMQKRLQLLKDILPTARRFAIVFNPNTLPRAELARGVARWEPALGVALQIEEVRGPDDFEPAFASIVGAGTNAIALVADPMIWTERTRLGALCTKHRLPSIWGGAAYLEAGGLLSYQGDWSALFYRAAAFVDKILKGTKPGDIPFEQGTKLELAVNLQAAKALGLTIPHSVLVSADRLIE